The genomic stretch AGAGAGTGCTCTGGCTGCTACTCAGGTTACACCTGAAATGTGGAAAGGAAAGTGCCAGGAGGCTGAAAATGCTAATGAGTGGGAACGATACTAGAGAGGCCGACATGGCTCTTTGCTACGAGAAGGTGAAGATTGGATTAACGCAAGGGAAAATGTGAATGCTAGTTTGTCAGCCTGCGAGGAAACCATCCAGTTTTTACATGAACAAAGAAATGAGTATCGAGACAAGTTTGCCAGTTTGATAGACTTCTGTAATGGCATGGCTAAGAATGTGCCTTTGATGCTAAGATGTGCTCTAGAAGACATAGACAATGACAACATCCCTCATTCAGTGACCAACTTTATTTATCTTTGTGAAGACATGATGAAAAGGTTCAAAGGAGAGTTGGAAGAGCTTAACAAACAGAAGCCTACAGTCTAACCTTGTTGTTTTGTACTTTCCTTTATGTTTAAAAGAATATTTTGTACTCAATCCTTGTACTCtattttgaattgaatgaatgaaggattttgagtttcttttgtacaaaaagtttgattccattcttgttttattccCCGTGATCTCTTTGAATGCTTGCTAAATAACAAGGAATTTAACACggttccctgaaaataaaattgaacataAGCATAAAAGACATTTTTTTATAGCCACGTGCATTAAAGtatgcatcatgcatttcatttctcaaaataaaaattcatttcattttttcctCGTCTCCAGTAGTTCAAGTTGATTCCTCAACGTGCATACGCTACCCATTCCAACACAAGAAGAATCATGGATGTAGTTAGAGAAGAACAAGTTGCCTTCAGAGAGGAGATGGACTCTGTCAAAAGCAAGATCGAGCAGATCTTTGAGGCTATACAAGCTCTAGCTAGAAGGGAAGAAGAGGCTCATGTTGTCGCTGCTACAAGGAACGATGCTCTAGTTCAAGGGGTTGCTCTTCAATCAGGACCTTCAGTTCCTATTCCAAATCCCGTTATCTACGGTCTTCCTCCAGGTTTTGTTCCACCTCCTGAAAGAACTCATGTTCCTCCACCTGCGCATACTTTTGGAGTAGCTGATGGAGTCGCTGTGCAAGGACCTCCGATAGTCAATCAAGTAGTCATTCCCCGCACTGATGAGGAGCTCCAGGACGAGTTTGAAATGCAGAATTATAATGGAGTTACTCCAATGGTCATCCCTACTACTGCCCAGGATTCTGAGGCTATCTTGATGTGTCGTGCGCTGGCCGAAAAGCTAAGAATCTTGGAAGGACATAACTTAACCCGATTGAGTGCCTTGGAGATGTGTTTGGTCCCAGACGTGGTGATTCCTCCAAAATTCAAAGCGCCgaaatttgaaaaatacaaaggtCTCACATGTCCTAACATACACTTGAAAATGTATTGCAGAAAAATGACTGCCTATGACAGAGATGATAAGCTCATGATCCATTGCTTTCAGGACAGTCTaactggggcatctttggattggtacatgcaGTTGGAATGTAGCAACATCCACACTTGGGATGAGTTAGCTAAAGCATTTgcaaagcaatacaaatataatactgacatggcactaaaccgtactcagcttcagagtatggcccagaaatacaatgaatcttttaaagaatacgcacaacgctggagagaattggctgcaagGGTGCACCCGCCATTGGTTGATCGTGAATTGATTGACATTTTCATGGGTACCTTGCAGGGCTAATATTATGAAAGATTGATCAGTATCATGTCCACGGGATTTTATGACATGGTGATCGTGGGTGAAAGAGTAGAGGAAGGATTGAAAAATGGTAAAATCCAGGGAGGTTCCAGCAGTCAACCAATcttgaagaagcctttcaacggATTCAAGAAGAAGGAGGGTGAGACTAGTGTCATTTCTTCTCAGAGGGGGAGGGCACCATACGAGGCTCCTGCTTTTGTGCCTTATTATCAGTACCCTTACGTAGCGGTTGCTCAATATCCAACCTTGCCTTACCGTCCAATTGCTTCTGTTCCTATTCCAGCTCCGGTACCTCACTATCAAGTTCCAGTTCCTCAATATCAAGCTCCACAACCTCAGTTCCAGGCTCCTCCACCTCAAcatcaacagagaaatcaacagAACAATCAACCACGTCCAGTTCAGCAACAATGACCAAATCAATAGAGGCCATAACAATAATACAATAATGTGAATACCACTCCTATCCCAATGACTTACACTCAATTGCTACCATATCTGATTCAGAATGGGACTGTTGTGCTAAGGGCATTACCTCCAATGCTGAAGCTGCATAAGCCTTGGTATGATGAGAATGCTATATGTGCCTTTCATGCTAATTCAGAGGGTCATACAATAGAGAATTGCAAGGTGTTCAAGCTCCGGGTTCAAGAGTTGATAGATCAGAAAATATTGTCTTTTGCTGATGTTCCAAATATGGGGAACAATCCTTTGCCTAAACATGATGGTTCAGGTGTCAATGCTATAGAAAGTTCAACTGATGATGGATTGATAAAGGATGTGTTCAAGTTGAAGACTCTTTTAATAGTGGTCCATGCTAGATTGATGGAAGCAGAATTGATGAATGGAGTACATGATAATTGTGTGGTGTGTTCGTCCAACCCTGATCAGTGTGGTGAATTTAAAATTTATCTTCAACGTTTGATGGATCAGCGGGTTATTCAGTTCACTAGAGCAAAGATTGATGAGGACGTTGCTATGATTGTGCCTGTGTTTGATCAAGAGAGGCTTCCCAAGCCTTTTGTGGTCCCTTATCAGAGAAATGTTGACCTAGAGCCAGTGAAGAAGATTGAGCCCATGGTTATTTATGTTCCCGCTCCATTCTCATTTGACAGTACCAAAGCAGTGCCTTGGAACTATTAGCCTGTAGTTTATGTGGGTAACAAACCAGTAATCTTGAAAGAGCCAGATGTGACTAACATCGCTGGAGCTAGTGGTGTGACTCGAAGTGGAAGGGTTTTCGCTCCTGAAGTGATCCCATACAAAGAAAGTGCACCAACAGTTGAACCAACGAAGGGGAAAGAGGTAAATCCTCCAGAAGCAGGAGAAGGCTCATCTAAGAAAGAAGTGACTGCTGAAGAGGATAGAGAATTCTTGAAaatcatcaagaagagtgactacaaggtcgtagatcagctcaaccaaactccttcaaaaatctccattctttctctacttatgagttctgaggctcatagGACTACTCTATTGAAGTTCTTGAACGAAGCTTATATGGCAAAAGACATCAGTGTTATTCAGTTTGATAATATGGTTGCTAATCTCAATGCTAGTAGTTGTTTGATGTTCACTGATGATGATTTACCCCCTAATGGGCGAGAACATAATATGGCGCTTCATATCTCCATTCAGTGTACAGATGTTACTTTGGCTCGAGTACTGGTGGATACAGGTTCATCCTTGAACGTGTTACCTAAGACTACCCTGGCACAATTGAATATTGAAGGGGTGCAGATGAGACCCAGTGCTTtgatagtgaaagcttttgatgggtctaagCGAACAGTTATTGGGGAGATTGACCTCCCAATCCTGATTGGTCCTTAAACTTTCTGtattaccttccaggtaatggatattagGCCTGCCTATAACTGTCTGTTAGGTAGACcttggatccatgctgctggagCTGTCACCTTGACACTTCcccagaagctgaagtttgttacttctggtaagctggtatcagtatccggagaggaagatattttcgtcagccatttgacttctttcagatacattgaagtaggtgaagacattgttgaaactcctatccaagcccttgaagtggtcaatgtggtccagactaagccgaaacttgttgaagaacccaAGGGGGTCATGACCTCATGGAAGAGTGTGAAAGCTGCAATTGAAGCTGGTTGCCCTGGAAGTTGGGGCACAATGATTGAATTTCCATAGAAGAAAGACAAGTGTTGATTAGGATATCAACCGTCTATTGAACTTTTCAAAGATCAGAAGATACATTAGGGGAAGGTTCCTAGCATCCAGGAAATATTCTCCAAAGCTGGTTTCCGAAGTGATGatcaagtgaatgctcttgaagatgaagatcCAGATTTGTCCAAGATGGTGTTTCGTGGACCTCCGAATGCCGCTCTCACTAACTGGAAGGCAACAGATGTTCCAGATATAGTTACTTTTTCAAAGTAATTTACTGTTTTCTAAAAACATCCAATGCCACGCCCAAGGCATATGGATAGCTTTGTAGGGCCCATTTTCTGTTAATATTTAAGCCTTATCATCAATACAAAGCACATTTTTTGAGATCCCTGTCTTTcatctttttaatttttttacaaaaaaataaacaacaaaattAAAAAATGGCAATTTTGATTTCgcatcattttcatttttcaaaatcttccgctaaaaagaaaaaatcatttccatgcagatcattaataactggatccattgaacacgacaatgctataattccctatgactttgacctcccgattaaccaagctgaagaggatGGTAAGGAAGACTGCGAACTTCCAGAAGAGTTAACCAGGcttttgaaacaagaggaaaagattattcagcctcatcaggaactagtggatgtgatcaatctgGGGACTGAGGAGGATAGAAATGAAGTCAAGGTCGAAACTGCTTTGAAAAAAAAATGTGAAGGAGGAACTAGTCAAGCTACTACATGAATgtgtggatgtgtttgcttggtcatatcaggatatgccaggactcgacaccgacatagttgtgcacaagcttccgttgaagccagaatgcccgcccatcaagcagaagttgagaagaactcgaccagacatggctgtcaagatcagagaagaggtcaagaagcagtttgatgcaggttttctagctgttgcaacttacccgcagtggattgctaatattatgccagttccgaagaaagatggaaaagttcgaatgtgtgtagactacagagacctgaataaagctagtcccaaagatgattttcctttacctcacattgatgtattggtagataacatagctcagttctctgtattctccttcatggacaGATTCTCaagatataatcagattaaaatgtctcccgaagatatggagaaaacaactttcattacaccatggggcactttttgttataaggtaatgtctttcggcctgaaaaatgttggggcgacctatcaaagggccatggtgactcttttccatgatatgatacataaggagattgaagtctatgtggatgacatgattgccaagtctcagacagaagaggagcatgttattcatctgaagaagttgtttgtaagattgaGGAAATACTAACTGCGCTTAAACCCtgctaaatgcacttttggagtcagatctgaaaagcttctaggattcattgtgagccagagaggcatagaagttgatcctgacaaagtcaaagttattcaagagatgccagtaCCTCAGACAGAGAAGCGAGTTTGTGGTTTCTTGGgcagattgaactatatttccagattcatctcgcatctgacagccacttgcgagccaatattcaagttgttaagaaaagatcaagccgttaggtggaacgatgatttccagagtgcattcgataaaatcaaacagtatctgcaagaaccaccaatcttagtgccaccagttccaggaaggcctctcattatgtatttgacagtactcgatgaatccatgggatGTGTACTAGGGCAACATGATAAGATGGGTAAAAAAGagcatgctatctactacctgagcaagaagtttacagaatgtgaaataaggtactccatgctagaaaagacttgttgtgcattggcaTGGGTTGCTCGTCGTCTGACACAGTATATGATTTGTCATACGACAATGttaatatccaagatggatcccatcaagtacatcttcgagaaacctGGATTAACTGGCAAAATCGCTCGCTGGCAAATGTTTTtatcagaatatgacattcaATATGTAACTCAGAAGGCCATTAAGGGTAGTGCGTTATCTGAGTACCTTGCGCACCAGTCAGTGGAGGACTATCAATCGATGAGACtcgacttcccagatgaagatgtcatgtAGATAAGAGACTATAAGATTCCAAGCCCGGAAGAAGGACCCGAACCAGGATCGCggtggacgctcgtgttcgatggtgcctcaaatgcattgGCTAACGGAATTGGGGTTGTTATAACTTCCCTAAAGGATTTTCATCTTCCTTTCACGGCAAGGTTATGTTTCAAATGCAccaataacatggcggagtatgaagcatgtatcttgggaaTTGAAGCAGCTATTGACCTACGAATCAAGATTCTTGAAGTGTATGGGGACTCAACACTTGTCAtctatcaaatcaaaggagattgggagacctgccatcccaatttgatcccataccgagagcatgtcatgaagctaatcccctactttgatgagattaatttccatcatattcctagggaggagaatcagctagccgatgccttggctactctgtcATCTATGTTCAAGGTCAAGTGAGCTAACGAATCACCTGCTATTACAATTCAACGTCTAGACGAGCCAGCTCATTGCTTAGCAGTTGAAGCAGAAATGGATGGAAAGCCTTGGTTTTATGACATCAAGCGATATCTTGAGAAGCATGAGTATCCAAATGATGTATCCATCACAGACAAAAAGACCTTGAGGAAATTATCAACCAATTTCTTCCTAAGTGGTGGTGTTctatacaaaagaaactttgatttagttctgctcagatgcgtggatagacacgaagccaacctactcatcaaagaaatccacgaaggttctttcggcattcatgcaaacggacatgcaatggcgaagaaaatccttagatctggttattattggttgacaatggaaacaAATTGTTACCATTATGCCaggaaatgccacaagtgccaaatttatgctgacaaggtgcacgtgtcacctactcctctgaatgttttatcagctccatggccattctcaatgtggggcatagacatgattggtatgattgagcctaaagccgtaaatggacatcggttcattctggttgccattgactacttcactaagtgggtagaAGCAACTTCTTATGCCAATGTGACGAAGCAAGTAGTCactcggtttatcaagaaagagataatttgtcgctacggaactcctagcaagattatcactgataatggatcaaatatgaataataagatgatgaaggagttgtgcgagaatttcaagattgaacatcataactcgtcaccttataggccaaagatgaacggagttgtagaggcagctaacaagaatatcaagaagatcattcagaagatggtgaaaacttataaagattggcacgagatgctacccttttCTTTGCACGGATTTCGAACAGttgttcgcacttcaacaggggcaacccctttctcactagtctatggcatggaggttgtgctaccgatagaagtggagatccccttgttgagagtcttgatggagacagaattagaagaagcggaatggattcaaaccaggtttgaccaactcaatctaatcgaagaaaagaggatgacatcattgtgtcatggtcagttatatcagaggAGACTCAAGCGGGCATTTGAAAAGAAGGTCCGACCTCGAGGGTTTAATATAGGTGAACTAGTTTTGGAAAAGATAATCTCCCTCCAGAAGGATTCACTGGCAAGtggattccaaactatgaaggaccatttgtggtgaagaaagctttctctggTGGAGCTTTAGTTCTCACGAACATGGACAGAGAAGAGTTGACACACCCTGTCAATTCTGATGTAGTTAGAAAGTATTATGCTTAAGAAAAAGAGATGGATAATAAaagcttgctaagttgaaaacccgaaagggcgacttaggcaaaaaatgagcatcccggtgagttgaaaacccgaaagggcggctcaggcaaaaattagggataaacaaaaaaattaagcccggtaagtcgaaaacccgaaagggcgacttaagCAAAAAATGGTAAAATCTTCCGGTGAACTGAAACTCTTAAGGAGCAAATCgcgcaaaagttagggaatatccAAAAGCATGATACTACAGCGACAAAAGTCAACACTGCAACAAAGCTCAGATGGAAGAAAACAGTCCAATTACCATCTCCAGAAGCAAAGTAATAAGGACTAAAGGACATAGGGGAAAGTAGCAAAGTTGTATTTCATTGGAAAATCAGTTAAATTTTTGTTGccatttacttgctttctttctCTGTAATCTCCTCTTAGAGGGGTTTACATCTTCATGAATCCTGAGAACCACAAGTCCTTGATATGGACTACTCTTGAATGGTATTCTCCATTACAATCATGGAGAAATCAATTAAAACCAGTCATAGATGAGGTCAACGAGAAAAGATTAGCCTTAGAAGCTATTTGCAACCTCAAGACTGTCTTCTTTCTACACATGCCTTATCATACATATCCCGCAACAAAGTTACTTGATTGTAAGAGTTATGTTCACTTATGGGAAACAATTGATGATTATCCTCCAAGTCTAAAAATCACAAGGGAACTAAATGGAATATGTCAACTGTATCAATCTTTATGACCCAAAGGACCTTGATGATAGTACAACTTGTATAAGTAATGGAAAATTTAGAAGACCAGAAGTTGGAGAAATCTCAACGCAAGCCACGCAGCAAATCCAGATTCTCCAATGGAAGCTGAATTCTCATAAGGACAAGTGCAAGAACCTAATAGAAAATTGATGGAACACACTTACATGATGGATGACATCTGGCAACATGAGTCATCTTGTTTTGGAGATTGCTTTTCTGATGAGAACTTATCCAATCAGAATATGTCCCCATCTCATGAACCTATTTTCAAAGACTAGGTGACCAGTGTCCCTTATATGTCATAACCATTCTTATGAATAGTGTTTTCTCGTATTTTTATGTAAAAGTAATTCCATTATGTATGCATTAGAGATAAGGGTGTCAGACTTTTGAAAAAAGCATTTCTATAATGCCATGCTTGTAAATAGTGTTTCTTTTGTCCTTTATGCTCCTCCTTGCTTATAGAAGGAGAGCTCTTGTAACATATTTTCATCAAGCAATCACAAATAAACCTCCTTATGTGTTTAAGAATAACTATGTTCTAAATATCTTTTCTTTCTCCCTAAAAGCTTTAGTTATTATATTCATATCATGATTCCCCCACATAGATGCAAGTATGCTCTACACTTGCCTCAAATGAGGATCTTGTGTATCAGAAAACATCTGAACTTTGATCCATACTATGGTCCTCACTATTATGGAATATAAGTTTTAATTGTTAGTCTGTGTTATGCATATGGTTGGCTGTTTGAGGACGATACAGTTAAGACTGGTTTCATAGTATGTGAGGCTCCCGGTCAATGTGGTATCAGAGCCTCGTCAAGAAGAAGGGGTGCATGTGGTATGAATATAATAAAGAGGGTGAGTAAGGGAGAAAACCACTCAAACATGGAAACACCATAACCAAACACTCAACCTATTACTTCTACTTCCTCTTTATCGTTTCCTAAACTCTGTAAAAAGATAAATTCTCATAAAATAGAAAACCTAATTGAGTATTCTCATGTTCCAGAAGATGCTCAAATTTCCAAAACAATACCTCCTCTATTAAGTCCGTACAACATATTCAAAAGACAAAGAAGTGTTACCAGATCCATCCAAAATCTTATCTCTACCAACCACCCTCAGATGAAAGAATATGTCCAGTCATCTAGACTAGACCAATATAGCTTAAGAGCTACGAACCAGGAGCAGTACGTAGATTTGTAAATTCCTCAGTATCTCATAAGTCATTGGAAGACTGAAGGATATACAACCTTACACTTTGGGGCTGTCAGACTCATACTTTCTCTTCATGGAAGGAAGAACCAGCCTATCTTTTGCAAAATAACTCTACTGGACTCAAGCTACCTCCACTATGAAAACATTGTGATAGGTACCGTTCTAACCACACTTCATTCAGGAAGTGTTATCCTCACCATTTTCCCAAACTATAGTGCGAGTCTCAATGATAATACTTTATCCACAAGACTAAAGGTACAAGTCCAGATCACCGGAACTGACCAAGTACCAGAAGCTATGTCAGATACTCTCCATCACTAGATAATATATCATT from Lathyrus oleraceus cultivar Zhongwan6 chromosome 7, CAAS_Psat_ZW6_1.0, whole genome shotgun sequence encodes the following:
- the LOC127104371 gene encoding uncharacterized protein LOC127104371, whose protein sequence is MTYTQLLPYLIQNGTVVLRALPPMLKLHKPWYDENAICAFHANSEGHTIENCKVFKLRVQELIDQKILSFADVPNMGNNPLPKHDGSGVNAIESSTDDGLIKDVFKLKTLLIVVHARLMEAELMNGVHDNCVVCSSNPDQCGEFKIYLQRLMDQRVIQFTRAKIDEDVAMIVPVFDQERLPKPFVVPYQRNVDLEPVKKIEPMVIYVPAPFSFDIILKEPDVTNIAGASGVTRSGRVFAPEVIPYKESAPTVEPTKGKEVNPPEAGEGSSKKEVTAEEDREFLKIIKKSDYKFLNEAYMAKDISVIQFDNMVANLNASSCLMFTDDDLPPNGREHNMALHISIQCTDVTLARVLVDTGSSLNVLPKTTLAQLNIEGVQMRPSALIVKAFDGSKRTVIGEIDLPILIGP